From the genome of Scytonema hofmannii PCC 7110, one region includes:
- the argH gene encoding argininosuccinate lyase, whose product MAAQNTWSQRFESALHPAIARFNASINFDIQLLEYDLTGSQAHAEMLAHTGILSQEEGEQLVKALDKIREEYQQGNFNPGIEAEDVHFAVERRLVEMVGDLGKKLHTARSRNDQVGTDTRLYLRDQIEQIRNQLREFQNVLLDIAEQHIETLIPGYTHLQRAQPLSLAHHLLAYFQMAQRDRERLRDVSRRVNISPLGCGALAGTTFPIDRHYTAKLLKFDDIYANSLDGVSDRDFAIEFLSAASIIMVHLSRLSEEVILWASEEFSFVTLKDSCATGSSIMPQKKNPDVPELVRGKTGRVFGHLQAMLVMMKGLPLAYNKDLQEDKEALFDSVNTVKACLEAITILLREGLEFRTQRLAEAVTEDFSNATDVADYLAARGVPFREAYNLVGKVVKTSIAAGKLLKDLRLEEWKELHPAFDADIYEAISPRQVVAARNSYGGTGFEQVRQALLLARSQTSETGY is encoded by the coding sequence ATGGCTGCACAAAACACTTGGAGTCAACGGTTTGAATCGGCGTTGCATCCCGCAATTGCTCGGTTTAATGCCAGTATTAATTTTGATATTCAGCTTTTAGAGTATGACTTGACAGGGTCTCAAGCTCATGCGGAGATGCTCGCTCATACTGGTATTCTTTCTCAAGAAGAAGGCGAGCAACTTGTCAAAGCTCTAGACAAGATTCGCGAGGAATATCAACAAGGTAACTTTAACCCTGGTATTGAGGCAGAAGATGTCCATTTTGCCGTTGAACGTCGTCTTGTGGAAATGGTGGGCGATTTAGGTAAAAAGTTACACACTGCCCGTTCCCGAAATGACCAGGTGGGTACTGATACTAGGCTTTATCTTCGAGATCAAATCGAGCAAATCAGAAATCAATTGCGCGAATTTCAAAATGTTTTGCTAGATATTGCCGAACAACATATTGAAACACTGATTCCGGGTTATACTCACCTACAACGCGCTCAGCCTCTAAGTCTAGCCCATCACTTACTGGCATACTTTCAGATGGCACAGCGCGATCGCGAACGTCTTAGAGATGTGTCTCGCCGAGTGAATATTTCACCGTTGGGATGCGGTGCTTTGGCGGGAACTACTTTTCCTATAGACCGCCACTACACTGCCAAATTGTTAAAGTTTGATGACATTTATGCTAACAGCCTTGATGGAGTTAGCGATCGCGATTTTGCCATTGAATTTCTCAGTGCAGCTAGTATAATTATGGTTCACCTCAGTCGTCTTTCAGAAGAGGTGATTTTATGGGCATCTGAGGAATTTAGCTTTGTCACCCTCAAAGATAGCTGTGCAACTGGTTCCAGTATTATGCCCCAAAAGAAAAACCCCGACGTACCAGAATTGGTCCGGGGTAAAACTGGGAGAGTCTTTGGTCATCTGCAAGCAATGTTGGTGATGATGAAGGGATTACCCTTGGCATACAACAAAGACCTGCAAGAAGATAAAGAAGCTTTATTTGATAGTGTCAATACAGTCAAAGCCTGTCTTGAGGCAATAACAATTTTACTTCGGGAAGGTTTGGAATTCCGTACCCAGCGCTTGGCAGAAGCAGTAACAGAAGACTTTTCCAATGCTACGGATGTAGCAGATTATTTAGCAGCCCGAGGTGTACCCTTTCGAGAAGCATATAACCTTGTAGGCAAAGTTGTTAAAACCAGTATTGCCGCCGGTAAACTTCTTAAAGATTTACGCTTAGAGGAGTGGAAAGAACTTCACCCAGCTTTTGACGCAGATATTTATGAAGCAATATCGCCGCGTCAAGTTGTTGCTGCTCGTAACAGCTATGGTGGCACGGGATTTGAACAAGTGAGACAAGCACTGCTTCTTGCCCGCAGTCAAACTTCAGAGACTGGGTACTAG
- a CDS encoding NUDIX domain-containing protein, translated as MDVAVQSTRSLWRFGQTVLGIIFRHPVPGTSIIPILPDGRIVLIRRRDNGLWALPGGMVDWGEDVPSAVGRELREETGLELVKIRRLVGVYSAPDRDPRIHSICIVVEADVRGDMDVQDTLEVMEIQAFPVNSLPPGKMSHDHTRQLQDYLNGLTTLA; from the coding sequence ATGGATGTGGCTGTTCAGTCCACACGTAGTTTATGGCGATTTGGACAAACTGTACTTGGCATAATCTTCCGCCATCCAGTTCCGGGGACAAGTATCATTCCCATATTACCGGATGGTCGGATTGTTTTAATCCGGCGACGAGACAATGGTCTCTGGGCATTACCGGGAGGTATGGTGGATTGGGGGGAAGATGTTCCGAGTGCAGTAGGACGGGAGTTGAGAGAAGAAACCGGATTGGAATTAGTGAAAATTCGGCGTTTGGTGGGTGTTTACTCCGCACCAGATCGTGACCCCAGAATCCATTCGATTTGTATTGTTGTGGAAGCAGATGTACGGGGAGACATGGATGTCCAAGATACGTTGGAAGTTATGGAAATCCAAGCTTTTCCAGTCAATTCCCTCCCGCCTGGGAAAATGTCTCACGATCACACTCGCCAATTACAAGACTATTTAAATGGTTTGACAACGCTGGCTTGA
- a CDS encoding alpha/beta fold hydrolase, translating to MDSLFRNSRRKLSQGLLFWREVGAGTPVIFLHGSWNDSSQWVSLMELLSQNFHCFALDLFGFGESEHPNIHHSIDLHVECLAEFLQALKLERVYLVGHSLGSWIAASYSLKYPEQVYGLVLISPEGIAIEGQQKRLRKMRRIFKFPPTLFQILRVLRPIAKIFGWDEQIERDWKLRQAMLGYPTACELLFQRQEPEIKAELLQDRLSSILAPVLILEGGKDSKEFLDMSRAYAQYLSQAELKAIAHGAHNLPESCAAVVAGDIRDFLTVTSNQ from the coding sequence ATGGACTCTCTATTTCGTAACTCCCGGAGAAAGCTTTCTCAAGGGCTTTTGTTCTGGCGTGAAGTTGGTGCAGGAACTCCTGTTATTTTCCTACACGGTTCGTGGAACGATAGCAGCCAATGGGTGTCCTTAATGGAATTGCTTTCGCAAAATTTTCATTGCTTCGCACTAGATTTATTTGGCTTTGGTGAATCTGAACATCCAAACATCCACCATTCGATAGATTTACATGTTGAGTGTCTGGCTGAATTTTTGCAGGCTTTAAAACTAGAAAGGGTGTACTTGGTAGGGCATTCCCTTGGAAGTTGGATTGCTGCTAGTTATAGTTTGAAATATCCAGAACAAGTTTATGGTTTGGTGTTAATATCACCAGAAGGTATCGCAATTGAAGGACAACAAAAGCGTTTACGAAAGATGCGGCGTATATTTAAGTTTCCACCAACATTGTTTCAAATATTGAGAGTGCTCCGCCCAATCGCGAAAATTTTTGGCTGGGATGAACAAATTGAACGAGATTGGAAGTTACGTCAGGCAATGCTAGGTTATCCCACAGCTTGTGAATTACTCTTCCAACGTCAAGAACCAGAAATCAAAGCAGAGTTGCTGCAAGATCGATTGTCCTCAATATTGGCTCCCGTTTTAATTTTGGAAGGTGGAAAAGACTCAAAAGAGTTTCTGGACATGAGTCGAGCTTATGCTCAGTATCTTTCTCAAGCAGAGTTGAAAGCGATCGCTCACGGCGCACATAATTTACCTGAGTCTTGCGCTGCGGTTGTTGCTGGAGATATTCGTGATTTTTTAACAGTGACCAGTAACCAGTGA
- a CDS encoding 6-aminohexanoate hydrolase, producing the protein MTQDTPSRLDRVENDLAAVRQLLASAATYAESANRGLAQLSQKQDRTQAHLDQLSQKQDRTQAHLDQLSQKQDQTQAHLDQLTTRVDQLSGKVDSFVSESQRLFTKLGTTIDRVDGRTESLEAVVRRLDRNYEEQKSQFQEFKRTTEAALSRIDRLLDYLVRQQGREG; encoded by the coding sequence ATGACTCAGGACACCCCAAGCAGATTAGACCGAGTTGAAAACGACCTAGCAGCAGTAAGACAACTGCTAGCATCTGCGGCAACCTATGCTGAGTCAGCTAACCGAGGACTTGCTCAACTCAGTCAGAAACAAGACCGAACGCAAGCCCATCTCGACCAGTTGAGCCAGAAACAAGACCGAACGCAAGCCCATCTCGACCAGTTGAGCCAGAAGCAAGACCAAACGCAAGCCCATCTTGACCAGTTGACGACAAGGGTTGACCAACTGTCCGGTAAGGTAGACTCTTTTGTGTCTGAATCACAGCGCTTGTTCACTAAGTTAGGCACAACGATTGACCGGGTAGATGGCAGAACTGAGAGTTTAGAAGCAGTTGTGAGGAGACTTGACCGGAACTATGAGGAACAAAAATCTCAGTTTCAGGAGTTTAAGCGAACTACTGAAGCTGCTTTGTCTCGAATTGACAGACTTTTAGATTATTTGGTACGGCAACAAGGCAGAGAAGGATGA
- a CDS encoding ribbon-helix-helix domain-containing protein, which yields MSKKFSVTVPDSVFNDLERLAELQGRPTANLAAFLIELGVREAKERGELPYQTDTTQKHRGAA from the coding sequence GTGAGTAAGAAGTTCTCAGTTACCGTACCCGATTCTGTTTTTAATGACTTGGAGCGATTAGCCGAGTTACAAGGTAGACCTACTGCCAATCTGGCTGCTTTTCTAATTGAGCTGGGAGTTAGAGAAGCTAAAGAGCGCGGCGAATTACCTTACCAAACTGACACTACTCAAAAACATAGAGGTGCTGCATGA